One window from the genome of Jiangella alba encodes:
- a CDS encoding Gfo/Idh/MocA family protein, with translation MRVGFVGVGRIGAAHAQVVRDHPAVTAVRVADADPVRAGKVAAELGVEAVATPAEAFTDVDAVVIAAATSAHAELMIAAAEAGLPVFCEKPVAPDVAGTRAVLAAVEAAGVATQIGFQRRFDAGYTAAREAVRTGALGEVRRLHLITADAEPPHPSYVPTSGGIYRDCHIHDFDILRWVTGREVTTVYATGANRGAEVFAASGDVDESAAVLTLDDGTLATLQGSRYNGAGYDVRMEVAGTAGTHVVGLDEHAALTSAEPGVTFPGGTPFREFWSRFRPAYEAEIAAFVDVARGERESPCTVADALESFYVAEAATLSRTEGRVVRIAEVKV, from the coding sequence ATGCGTGTGGGGTTCGTCGGGGTCGGCCGCATCGGGGCGGCGCACGCGCAGGTGGTGCGCGACCATCCGGCGGTGACGGCGGTGCGGGTGGCCGACGCCGACCCGGTCCGGGCCGGCAAGGTCGCCGCCGAGCTGGGCGTCGAGGCCGTCGCCACGCCGGCCGAGGCGTTCACGGACGTCGACGCGGTCGTCATCGCGGCCGCGACGTCGGCGCACGCCGAGCTGATGATCGCCGCCGCCGAAGCCGGGCTGCCGGTGTTCTGCGAGAAGCCGGTCGCCCCCGACGTCGCCGGGACGCGCGCCGTCCTGGCCGCGGTCGAGGCCGCGGGCGTCGCGACGCAGATCGGGTTCCAGCGCCGGTTCGACGCCGGCTACACCGCCGCCCGCGAGGCGGTGCGGACGGGCGCGCTCGGCGAGGTCCGCCGGCTGCACCTCATCACCGCCGACGCCGAGCCGCCGCACCCGTCGTACGTCCCGACCTCCGGCGGCATCTACCGCGACTGCCACATCCACGACTTCGACATCCTGCGCTGGGTCACCGGCCGCGAGGTCACCACGGTGTACGCGACCGGCGCCAACCGCGGCGCCGAGGTCTTCGCCGCCAGCGGCGACGTCGACGAGTCGGCGGCCGTGCTGACGCTCGACGACGGCACGCTGGCGACGCTGCAGGGCTCGCGCTACAACGGCGCCGGCTACGACGTGCGCATGGAGGTCGCCGGCACCGCCGGCACCCATGTCGTCGGGCTGGACGAGCACGCCGCGCTGACCTCCGCCGAGCCCGGCGTCACGTTCCCCGGCGGCACGCCGTTCCGCGAGTTCTGGTCCCGGTTCCGGCCCGCCTACGAGGCCGAGATCGCCGCGTTCGTCGACGTCGCCCGCGGCGAGCGGGAGAGCCCGTGCACCGTCGCCGACGCGCTGGAGAGCTTCTACGTCGCCGAGGCGGCGACGCTCTCGCGCACCGAAGGCCGCGTCGTCAGGATTGCTGAGGTGAAGGTGTGA